The Pseudoliparis swirei isolate HS2019 ecotype Mariana Trench chromosome 1, NWPU_hadal_v1, whole genome shotgun sequence genome has a window encoding:
- the gatad1 gene encoding GATA zinc finger domain-containing protein 1, whose translation MPLGLKPCCAVCKTNSSSMWKKGNQGEILCNNCTGKSCGGASGPSITQPSNGGGKSKQEIHRRSARLRSTKYKAPASEKKVSTKGKGRRHIFKLKNPIKAPESVTTIITAESVFYKGVYYQTGDVIKVTDEEDGKPYYAQIRGFVQDQYCEKSAALTWLIPTQASPNDLFDPGTYIVGPEEDLPRKMEYLEFVCHAPSEYFKSRSSPFPTIPIRPEKGYIWTHIGPTPALTVKESVSGSS comes from the exons ATGCCGCTGGGGTTGAAACCATGCTGTGCGGTTTGCAAGACGAACTCCTCCTCGATGTGGAAGAAAGGAAACCAGGGAGAGATCCTCTGCAACAACTGCACCGGAAAGAGCTGCGGCGGCGCATCAGGACCCTCCATCACTCAGCCCAGCAATGGCGGGGGGAAG tcCAAGCAGGAGATCCACCGGAGGTCTGCACGGCTGAGAAGCACCAAGTACAAAGCGCCTGCGTCTGAGAAGAAGGTGTCAACAAAAGGAAAGGGGAGAAGACACATATTCAAACTTAAAAAT CCGATCAAAGCACCAGAATCTGTTACTACAATCATCACAGCAGAATCTGTATTTTATAAG GGTGTATACTACCAGACAGGAGATGTGATCAAGGTAACGGATGAGGAAGATGGGAAGCCGTACTATGCTCAGATTCGAGGATTCGTGCAGGACCAGTACTGTGAAAAGAGTGCTGCACTGACCTGGTTAATCCCCACACAGGCCAGCCCAAATGACCTGTTTGATCCTGGGACATACATTGTTG gTCCAGAAGAGGATCTGCCGAGAAAGATGGAGTACCTGGAGTTTGTGTGTCACGCCCCCTCTGAATATTTCaagtcacggagctctccgttCCCCACCATCCCCATCCGACCAGAAAAAGGTTACATCTGGACCCACATAGGACCGACACCAGCCCTCACTGTCAAAGAGTCTGTCAGTGGCAGCAGTTAA
- the si:ch211-57n23.1 gene encoding uncharacterized protein si:ch211-57n23.1, with the protein MLQEAMSTALCLSCSLLLGVCFPAEGAGATGPLPALPPERQSGEPDLEDWGSGSSLLHLLHSFPADSPFITETPGKPVNCTQRFWLPPSSAICWENIAGPEEFARSRLLVLQNRAFLQAVSTTSGVEEGGVSYQLQAREEVQGINSDHMSAVETMQTMEKEFASLEETRKEGKEDGTVTRMKEHLANTRVSIHGREHLTNILEDNFSTLENTLLNMQLRLHKLIQQ; encoded by the exons ATGCTCCAGGAGGCAATGAGCACTGCGCTCTGCCTGTCCTGCTCCCTGCTACTGGGGGTCTGTTTCCCAGCAGAGGGTGCAGGGGCCACAGGGCCTCTTCCTGCTTTACCCCCTGAACGACAGTCTGGGGAACCAGACCTTGAGGATTGGGGTTCTGGATCATCTCTACTGCACCTGCTCCACAGCTTCCCTGCTGACAGCCCCTTCATAACAGAGACCCCAGGAAAACCAGTCAACTGCACCCAGCGCTTCTGGTTACCACCATCCTCTGCAATCTGCTGGGAAAACATAGCCGGACCCGAGGAGTTTGCCAGGTCCCGTCTGCTTGTCCTCCAGAACAGAGCATTCCTGCAGGCTGTGTCCACCACCAgtggagtggaggagggaggggtctCCTACCAACTTCAAGCCAGAGAGGAGGTCCAGGGAATCAACTCAGACCACATGAGTGCGGTAGAAACTATGCAGACCATGGAGAAGGAGTTTGCATctctggaggagacgaggaaagaagggaaggaggacGGAACCGTCACACG CATGAAGGAGCATCTTGCCAACACAAGAGTCTCCATACATGGAAGAGAGCACTTGACAAACATCCTGGAGGATAACTTTTCTACTTTAGAGAATACTTTGCTTAACATGCAGCTTCGGCTGCACAAACTCATCCAGCAGTGA
- the chrac1 gene encoding chromatin accessibility complex protein 1, translating to MKKKKKKKRRSVTVQNILHVPPVCPGPCESFMKMSQKTPDKDDQSSTNKKAISLPISRVRLIMKSSPDVSCINQDALFLTTKATELFVQHLAVTSFNHGPGKETNSVSYTDLANAAEETETLHFLTDILPKKILARDYLQSLEQMQENDNDDDDADF from the exons atgaagaagaagaagaagaagaaaagaagaagcgtTACTGTTCAAAACATACTTCATGTTCCGCCTGTCTGTCCCGGGCCGTGCGAGTCCTTCATGAAGATGTCTCAAAAAACTCCAGACAAAGACGACCAGTCGTCAACTAACAAAAAAGCCATCTCCCTCCCAATTTCCAGAGTAAGGTTGATCATGAAGAGCTCCCCCGACGTCTCCTGCATCAACCAGGACGCTCTGTTTCTCACCACCAAGGCTACA GAGCTGTTTGTGCAGCACCTGGCTGTGACTTCATTTAACCACGGCCCCGGTAAAGAAACCAACTCTGTGTCTTACACCGACCTGGCTAAcgccgccgaggagacggaGACCTTACACTTTCTCACAG atatCCTTCCTAAGAAGATCTTGGCTCGAGATTATCTTCAATCTTTGGAGCAAATGCAAGAAAATGACAACGACGATGACGACGCTGACTTTTAA